In the genome of Streptomyces lydicus, the window CTGCGGCTGCGCGGCGGTCGTCGTGGTCATGCGTTTGCCCCCGCGCCCGTTCGTTGCTGTCGGTGCGCCGCGGCGTACCCCCGTGCGGAGTTCCAGGGCCCAGTTGACGTCTTCGACGGTGGGGCGGTCGCGGCCGGACAGGTCGGCGGCGGTCCAGGCGACGCGGAGGACTCGGTCGAGGCCGCGGGCCGTGAGCAGACCGCATTCGAGGTCACGTTCGGCCGGGGCCAGGGCGCCCGGTTCGACCTGCCAGCGGGTACGCAGTTCATGGCCGGGCATTTCGCTGTTGGTCCGCCACGGAGTGCCGGCGAGACGGGCCGCGGCGCGCTCGCGGGCGGCGTGGACGCGTTCGGCCACGGTCGCGGTGGATTCGGCGCCGCGGCCGAGGGCGACCAGTTCGGAGCGGGCGACCGGTTGAACGGCGATCCGGAGGTCCACCCGGTCCATCAGCGGCCCGGAGAGCCGGGCCCGGTAGCGGCGGATGGACGACGGCCGGCATTCGCAGTCGCCGCCGGGGCTGCCGTGCCGTCCGCACGGGCAGGGATTGGCGGCGAGGGCGAGGAGGAAGCGGGCGGGCATGCGCATCATGCCCGCCGCGCGGGCGACGACGACATGGCCGGATTCGAGTGGCTGGCGCAGCGCGTCCAGGACGCGTGGGCTGCATTCGGCGGCCTCGTCCACGAACAGCACGCCGTGATGGGCCAGGGATACGGCTCCGGGACGCGGCAGTCCGGTGCCGCCGCCCACGAGGGATGCCATCGTCGCGGAGTGGTGCGGGGCGCAGTAGGGCGGCCGGTGGAGGAGCGGCTGTCCCGGTGGGAGGGTGCCGGCCACCGAGTGGACGGCGGTGACCTCCAGGGATTCCTTGGGGGACAGTGGCGGCAGCAGCCCGGGGAGGCGTTCGGCGAGCATGGTTTTGCCGGCGCCGGGCGGGCCTTTGAAGAAGATGTGGTGGCGTCCGGCGGCGGCCACTTCCAGAGCGCGGCGGGCGCTGTGCTGGCCGGCGACGTCCGCGAGGTCGGGGGTGTGGCCGCCGGCCGGCAGGCCGGTGCTGACGCCGGTGCCGGGCATCACCAGTCCGGCGAGCAGGGGGTCGGGGCGGCCTTCCTCGCGGGGGTCTTCCTCGTCGGGTACCGGTTCGTCGGCGAGGACGGCGATGAGCTGGCGCAGGCTGCGCACGCCGAGGACGGAGACGCCGGGGACCAGCGAAGCCTCGGCCGCGGTCTGTTCCGGGACGACGACCTGGCGGTATCCGGCGTCGGCGGCGGCCAGTACGGCGGGCAGCACTCCGCGTACGGGCCGGACCCGGCCGTCGAGGCCCAGTTCGCCGATCATCATCAGGTCGGTGAGTTCACGGGGATCGAGGCGTTCGGCGGCGCCGAGGACCGCGCAGGCCACTGCCAGGTCGAAGCCGCTGCCGCCTTTGGGCACGGAGGCCGGGCTGAGGCCGACGGTGAGCTTCTTCTGCGGCCACTCGGTGCCGGAGTTCACGACCGCCGCCCGCACCCGCTCGCGGGACTCGATGAGGCTCTTGTCGGGCAGCCCGACGAGGGTGAAGGCCGCGACGCCGGGTTCCAGGTCGGCCTGGACCTCGACGACGACGCCCTCGACGCCGACCAGCGCGACGGAGCAGGTCCGGGCGAATCCCATCAGGCCACCCCTCGGGCGTGCTGGACGACGGGGGCACCGCGGGCCGGCAGGAGGACGCCGATCACATCGATCCGTACACCTCCGGGCGGCGGGCCGCCGTGCCGTTCCAGCCAGCGTTCCGCCAGCAGGCGCAGGCGGGCGGTCTTCTCGGGGCGTACGGCCGCCATGGGGTGTTCGTACCAGCCGGCGCGGCGGGTCTTGACCTCGCACACCACCAGGGCGTCGCCGTCGGCGGCGACGATGTCGATCTCTCCGTCACGGCAACGCCAGTTGCGCTCCAGGATGCGCATGCCCGCCTCGGTGAGCCGGCGGGCGGCCAGGTCCTCGCCATAGCGGCCGAGGGCGCGCCGTCGGGTGTCGGCCGGCTTGGCCGCCGTCGGGCCGGGCTTCGTCGATGTGGCCGTCCTCGGACCGGGCCCGGGTGGCGTGGCGGCTGCCCGTTCGGGGGCCGGTGGTCCGGGGGCGGGCGGCTCGACGGCCGGCCGCCTGCCCGTGGGTGGCTTGTGTTCGGTGGGCGGCTCGATGCCCGGCCGCCTGCCCGCAGCTGGTTCGTGTTCGGTCGGCGGCGCTCCTGCGTGCGCCTTCCGCGTCGGCTCCGCGGTCTGTGCGTCGTCCTCGGCCCTGCGGCCGGCCTGCATGGCGTTCATGCGGTACCACCTCCGGCACCGACTGTGACGCTCCCGCCCCGACCTGTTGGATCTTGGTGGACAGTGAGCCGGTTGTGGATAACCCGCTCACCCGTCCGGGTGGTGCCGGGCGGGTACGGGGCGCGCCCGAGGCCCGCCTCCCCCGCCGTTTCCGGCCGCCTCAGCTCCCCGGAAGGTCCAGGTCGCTCTTGTTGAGCTCTTCGATGTTCACGTCCTTGAATGTGAGGACGCGCACCTGCTTGACGAAGCGGGCCGGGCGGTACATGTCCCAGACCCAGGCGTCGGCCATCGACACCTCGAAGAACACCTCTCCCTGAACCGAATGCACCTGCATCTCGTAATCATTGGTGAGGTAGAAACGCCGCTCGGTCTCGATCACATATTTGAACAGTCCGACGACGTCGCGGTACTCCCGGTAGAGCTTCAGCTCCATCTCGGTCTCGTACTTCTCGAGGTCCTCGGCGCTCATGGCAGATCCCCTTCAGCCGTGCGTCCCCCCATTGTGCGT includes:
- a CDS encoding YifB family Mg chelatase-like AAA ATPase yields the protein MGFARTCSVALVGVEGVVVEVQADLEPGVAAFTLVGLPDKSLIESRERVRAAVVNSGTEWPQKKLTVGLSPASVPKGGSGFDLAVACAVLGAAERLDPRELTDLMMIGELGLDGRVRPVRGVLPAVLAAADAGYRQVVVPEQTAAEASLVPGVSVLGVRSLRQLIAVLADEPVPDEEDPREEGRPDPLLAGLVMPGTGVSTGLPAGGHTPDLADVAGQHSARRALEVAAAGRHHIFFKGPPGAGKTMLAERLPGLLPPLSPKESLEVTAVHSVAGTLPPGQPLLHRPPYCAPHHSATMASLVGGGTGLPRPGAVSLAHHGVLFVDEAAECSPRVLDALRQPLESGHVVVARAAGMMRMPARFLLALAANPCPCGRHGSPGGDCECRPSSIRRYRARLSGPLMDRVDLRIAVQPVARSELVALGRGAESTATVAERVHAARERAAARLAGTPWRTNSEMPGHELRTRWQVEPGALAPAERDLECGLLTARGLDRVLRVAWTAADLSGRDRPTVEDVNWALELRTGVRRGAPTATNGRGGKRMTTTTAAQPQGQV
- a CDS encoding YraN family protein; translated protein: MAARRLTEAGMRILERNWRCRDGEIDIVAADGDALVVCEVKTRRAGWYEHPMAAVRPEKTARLRLLAERWLERHGGPPPGGVRIDVIGVLLPARGAPVVQHARGVA
- a CDS encoding DUF2469 domain-containing protein, translating into MSAEDLEKYETEMELKLYREYRDVVGLFKYVIETERRFYLTNDYEMQVHSVQGEVFFEVSMADAWVWDMYRPARFVKQVRVLTFKDVNIEELNKSDLDLPGS